In Callospermophilus lateralis isolate mCalLat2 chromosome 15, mCalLat2.hap1, whole genome shotgun sequence, the genomic stretch aaaaaaaaaaaaaaaacagagtaatGCACTTCTCTGAAGATCTGTAGGGGGCAAtctcagaaacacacacacacacacacaaattcctgATTTCTGTGTGGAATTTAAATACGATTCTATTTTATTACAATATTAAGATTtcagacttaaaataaaaaaaacccaaGAATTATAGAGGTTATCAAAAACATATTAACTTGTTCTTAGCGTAAGTTCAAAATTAATAACAAAGGTATTATTATGCTAATATATACTTTATGATATTCTGCCCCATAGAGGAGACTGAGAATTGAATCTGGCAATTTTTGACCTCCCTTTACTTTAAATTTATGGTGTGAACACTGTGTTTCCTTCTGAAATATATGATTTATGTAAAGTTTATAGAAACACGCAAggaaaacttaaaaagaaaagaaaaagaataatgttGATTCCTAATTTGGGCAGTAAATAGTAtggtcaggcatgttcttgaaGATGTCATTATAGAACTCTTTATTTCAGCCAATTAGAGTAGCTCTTCCCTTCCTATAAACTGCTATTTAGAAAGAATTTTAAGTGAATTTGTAATTTCTACCTCTGAGCTGAAGCTAGAAACAAATTAGTTTGTTCCCCAATAGAATGCTAAGAAAAGCTCAAATCCACCATTACCTTTATTTACCTCCCTCATTCCTCAGACCTGCGGCTGCAGGTTTTACTTTGTTTTATGGATCTAATATTTAAGAAGTCTATCTCTTATGTCACAGGAGGTTAGTGAACTTACAGATTCCCCCGCGATACATCTTGGGCAAGGCTGGGCTGagcttcttccaccattttgagaaATCTATTTAACAAATCACAGGCACAAATGGATCAGAACAATGAttatttacaatttttattaaaatatttaaatgggtTCAAAACTGGTTTGGTCATGGGAACATACCACGGAGCGTGGTCTGCCCTGGGCACCTTCTGGCCACTGTGCAGAGGGGCAACTTCTTGATTGAGACCCCTGTTCCTCTGTGCTCCAGGACGCCAGGGTGCATGTGCTCTCCTGGTGGCAGCCAGGCTCCTGCCCGCTGGCTTCTGACCTCCGGCATGCCCGTTTCTGAAACAAACAGAACTTCACTCAAGATGGCCTCATAAAGCACACAGCACTAATTGAATTTGCTTTCAGAAAACTTCAGCTCCAAATAAAGACCCCTGTGGAGCCGGAAAACTTTATAGGACATTTGAGGAGATGACTTTAAACTTTATCTGCTCAGGAATAACAACTATCAATTACATTTAACCTTATTATTTCTAGCATTGTCTGATGGTTACTTAGCCTCATAGATTTAACATAgtcattttaaacaattttggccaAAACTCTTGTAATAAACTATTGTTACTGGTTTATTGAAAATGTGCAAAACCTATAAATTTTGTTCAAGAAACTAGTTATATGCTTCAACACATTTTGTTTAGTATCAAGTTACGTACTTCTTAACACAATATGAATAATTCACATGTGAATAACTCTCTGTCTTACTGGCACTGAAgagcaaattaattttattgatttcaaaaTCTGCACACACAGTCCATAATGGGTAACCTCGGGGAAAGACAGTCTTTGGTTTTTGCTtccacataaactgaagaaagtaattacaaaagtaatcttccaatgCTAATGAAAACAGTATTCCACCCCAGTGTCCCAGACTTGATGTATTTCCAGGGTCACGAAGTTTTGATGGACATAGCATTCCAGAGGGGGGAGGACCTCTGTAAACAGTTACCAGTCCCCTCATGGTCCAGTGCCAATGTCCCCCTAGAGAGCAGTGGTGGTTACCCTGGGGGTCTGATGCTGGACACTTCTCAGGTGCAGTCTGCTGGTGTCACCCCGATATCTAATTGCTTGCAaaccatggtctttgccaaatttGGTTTTCACCAATGTTGTTTAATATCTAtagcattatttattttatacaaaTATATTACTTAACATGAATAATTACTTGTTGCATTTAATGGATTTATTCAACAGAGAAACCATATATCATGGGTTTAAAGTGCTAGTTTTACCATTTTCTAATATGCTCTTAAGGAAATACTTAAGGATTGAAATTAAAAATGCTGAACTCTGAACCACCTACATTAAATCCTTGGCATAGGTAGACCCTGCCTCCCAGGAGGTGGGGAGGACATGGGCAGCTGCCCAGCTTGCTGACCTCCCCACAGTCCTTACAAAAAGGACATGAAAAAAGACAGGGGGAAGTGAGTTCGGCACCCAGGCCTACCCTTGGCCAAGTTGGATGACAAGGAGTGCTGAAACCTGACAGGACTCTGGCGCCAAGAGAAACACCACCAAACCCCAGTGTGCATGTTCCCTCGCGCTGTCGGCCCACACCCTGCTCAGGCCTTGGGGTCAGCTGGCAGAGGCAGAAGCACGGACCTAAGCTGACCCCAGAAGGTCTACCCATAAGGATGAAAAATAGAGAGGTTACTCCAGACAGGCTTAAATACAAATAATCACTAGAAAATACAcccaaaatttttaattttcaatgaAAGAGTAAAGAATATGCATCTCatagagaaagaaacagaaaatgtagcaaagTATATATGATTATAAAATATAGGGTTGCAAGTACACATGCCAGTCATATCAATAAATATGAACAGCCTTGGGGCTGGAATGTAGTCAGTAcgcgagtgcttgcctggcatgcctaagcccttgttcaatccccagtactgaatcaaaaaatttttaaaaatatgtgtgtgtgcgtcTAATATGTGTGTACATAGGTGTGTGTATCCACACATATCAATACTgaagtgcatgtgtgtgtatgtacgtgtgtgtgtgaaatAGGCTTGACTCACCTGTgacatgaaagggcttttccttgGGCTCACAGAGTGGACCCAACACATGCTGCCCCCAAGGAGCACACTCAGATACAGTGGTGCTGACAGGCCGAAGATGAAAAGATGGACAAGGTCTCCAGCGGGCCCTTTTTAATACCAGAAGCCACTATTCATGTGACAGTCTGACACTCACGGATGTCTACAAACCGAGTAACCAACCACCACCTTAGGAAGCAAAGAGTACAGGAGATGAAGCAGACAGAAACACACCCAAGGAGGCTCAGCACAATAGGCCATCCTCACCAGACCATCAGTGTGCAAAGAGCAGTCAGGACTCGGGGAGTGGCACACAggcagagcacctgcctggcatgcaGGCGGCCCTGGGTCCCATCCCTGGTGCCACAGAGAGACAAGAAAACAAACTAACCCAAACCACCATCACCAACAACAAATAAGTGGGAGACACAATGTTCCAAGGTCACACTCCACCAAGGCTGATCCTGAGGATCTAGGTGGAATGCCACATCCTGATGAGGGCACACATTCTCCTCAGGGTAAGGCAGCATCACAGCAGCCCTCAGCAGCAGAGGGACAGCACAGCCTTCTGAGGGCAAGCACTCACACAGCACCTCTGGTGACAGTAGGGACAGCAGAGCCTTCTGAGGGCAGCACTCACACAGCACCTCTGGTCACAGTGAATGGACTGATTTCAACAAAACATCAGGAAGATTTAAAGTCCTACAATTAAGTTATGTGAAAGAGGAAATGTAAACTAAAAAGTACAGAATTAAAGAATGTTACAAGAAAACACTATATGGCAGAATCTATAAGATACATTTAAAGCAATAATCAGAGAAAAAAGTCACTGCACTAAAATTTTTatcaggaaaaatgaaaaaaatgagttAAGCATTCCcaaatcacaaaaaataaaagaagaacaaGAAAGTAGACCAAAGGCAAACACAAGGAAGGAAATAATGAAGAGAGAAGTTAAATTAACGAGGTAGAGAATAAAAAAACAATATATCCAATGAATAAAATCTAAATCCTGGTGTGGGAAGTAAATAAAATAGACAAACCAACCACTAGCTAATCTGATCGAGAAGAAGGGGGAGAGCACAAATACTTAAAACAAGAAATGCCAAAAAATATCCAAAGAAACAGAAGAGGTTTAAAAGCATAAGAGAGAACTTTGTAGACCTCTATGCAAATACACTTGAAAATGCAGATGAAGCGTATGACTTCTGGAGGAGATCCAAATGATCCAAAGGGACCCCATTAGAGTCAGAAGCTGAAGCAGATCACTCCCAGGTTCACTTCCatggaagaaacaaaaattgGTAAGCAACCACAGAGGAATCAGGGCCAGGGCAGCTCTCTGTACAAATGCCTCCAGGGCTCTGAGAAGGAAGGGAAATACCCTACCCCTGGCTGGGACTGAGGCAAGGaagacatatccccagcccttaagatgtttcttttcttttcttcttctttttttttttgattttgagatagggtcttgctaagcttctaatgagggcgctaagttgctgaggctggctttgaacttgcgatcctcctgcctcagcctcctgaaccactgggattacaggtgggcaccatcacacctggctccAGGGCTTTTCTCTTAACCATGATAAAAACCACATACCTTGATCCTAAATCAGTATTCCTACTAAGGCTGAGGGGAAGGGAAAGCGGTCCCTGTCCCCATGTCTTTTCACACTGTACTAGAGTCCGACCTGATATGAGAGGAGAGAAATCAGAGGCAGAAGGAATAAGTACTAAAACTATTGCTGTTCACAAATGACATCAGAATAGACATCTGGATATCccaggaaatcaatgataaaactaACGCAGACCACACGAGAACTCGCCAATATAAAACTAGTATACTAAAATCAATAGCTTTTGCCAAGCATGGAGatgcgtgcctgtaatcccagtgacttgggaggctgagggaagaggatatcaagtttgaggtcagcttcagcaacttggtgagattctgtaatcaaaaactaaaaaggactggagatgtagttcagtggtaaatcccctgggttctatccctagtatcaaaaagaaaaattaattaaaaatcagtagctttcaaatacaaaaaaaaaaaaaaaaaagccatgagaGAAAATCCAGTTTAAAATGATTGCAATggactaaatattttaaaattaaatcatttaACAAGTATTGCATGAAATGTATATAGGTGAACTTAAGGCATTCTTGAAATACACAAAAAAATATCTATGTGGGCAAATGAAAAGACattccttgggctggggatgtagctcagtggtagagaacttgcctagcatgtgtgaggcactgggttcgatcctcggtaccacataaaaataaatacataaaaataaaggtattatgtccatctacaactaaaaagaatataaaaaaaataaaaatcgtaTTCTTGGATAGGATGACTTGGCATTACCAAAATGACAGTTCTCCATAAGTTAATTTGTAAATTTAATGTAATACCAGTAAAACATCAGTAAACTATTTCATAATTATACAAATTGATACTAAGGTCCCATGGAAGAGCCAGCATGCAAGTACAGCCAGAGGAACCTGGAAAAACCGCTACTGGACAGGAAGAGTGCCAGGAAGACGACA encodes the following:
- the C15H10orf143 gene encoding uncharacterized protein C10orf143 homolog isoform X1; amino-acid sequence: MYKPLGSVTGFLPAASVPSLATHYLMWNQCHLCFCQQHPTSRCQKRACRRSEASGQEPGCHQESTCTLASWSTEEQGSQSRSCPSAQWPEGAQGRPRSVISQNGGRSSAQPCPRCIAGESGHFNHTENR
- the C15H10orf143 gene encoding uncharacterized protein C10orf143 homolog isoform X2, whose product is MELQCSESVWKPAVSSTGEKTTVTTEPGSGRVGAVEEADPKRACRRSEASGQEPGCHQESTCTLASWSTEEQGSQSRSCPSAQWPEGAQGRPRSVISQNGGRSSAQPCPRCIAGESGHFNHTENR
- the C15H10orf143 gene encoding uncharacterized protein C10orf143 homolog isoform X3 codes for the protein MDSLALGQWRRRKPEELPVPGDAKRACRRSEASGQEPGCHQESTCTLASWSTEEQGSQSRSCPSAQWPEGAQGRPRSVISQNGGRSSAQPCPRCIAGESGHFNHTENR